The Candidatus Rokuibacteriota bacterium genome includes a window with the following:
- a CDS encoding PepSY domain-containing protein has product MGRRVLVAVLAASLLAIPGVWADERQEDHERARAALERGEVAPLAQAIAKVQSLYAGDVVETEIESEHGRFRYEIKLLTPEGRVLKVVLDARTLEIVKVKGRPGRDGRRK; this is encoded by the coding sequence ATGGGTAGACGCGTCCTCGTCGCCGTCCTGGCCGCCTCCCTGCTCGCCATCCCGGGCGTATGGGCCGATGAGCGCCAGGAGGACCACGAGCGCGCCCGTGCCGCGCTGGAACGCGGCGAGGTGGCACCGCTGGCCCAGGCCATCGCCAAGGTGCAATCCCTCTACGCCGGCGATGTCGTGGAGACCGAGATCGAAAGCGAGCACGGCCGCTTCCGTTACGAGATCAAGCTGCTGACGCCCGAGGGTCGGGTCCTCAAGGTCGTGCTCGACGCCCGCACGCTGGAGATCGTCAAGGTCAAGGGCCGCCCCGGCCGCGACGGGCGGAGGAAGTGA
- a CDS encoding response regulator transcription factor: MRILVVEDDPALARQLKAALAETGYAVDRAPDGEEGEFLGETETYDAVVLDLGLPKVDGVTVLRRWRAAGRTMPVLILTARDGWGEKVAGFDAGADDYLGKPFHMEELLARLRALIRRSAGHAQPVLDCGLVRLDTRAGRVTVDGTPVELTAHELKVLSYLMHHLGRVVSRSELTEHVYAQDFDRDSNTIEVFVGRLRRKLGADVIRTYRGRGYCMVAAPAGEDAP, encoded by the coding sequence ATGCGCATCCTGGTGGTCGAGGACGATCCCGCGCTGGCTCGCCAGCTCAAGGCGGCCCTGGCCGAGACCGGCTACGCGGTCGACCGCGCCCCCGACGGCGAGGAGGGCGAGTTCCTGGGGGAGACCGAGACGTACGACGCCGTCGTGCTCGATCTCGGGCTGCCCAAGGTCGACGGGGTGACCGTCCTCCGGCGCTGGCGGGCGGCGGGGCGGACCATGCCGGTGCTCATCCTCACCGCGCGCGATGGCTGGGGCGAGAAGGTGGCGGGTTTCGATGCCGGCGCCGACGACTATCTGGGCAAGCCCTTCCACATGGAGGAGCTGCTGGCCCGGCTCCGGGCGCTGATCCGCCGGAGCGCAGGCCACGCCCAGCCGGTGCTCGACTGCGGGCTGGTGCGCCTCGACACCCGCGCGGGCCGCGTCACCGTGGACGGCACGCCGGTGGAGCTGACGGCGCACGAGCTGAAGGTGCTCAGCTACCTCATGCATCACCTGGGTCGAGTGGTCTCCCGCAGCGAGCTGACCGAACACGTCTACGCCCAGGATTTCGACCGCGACTCCAACACCATCGAGGTCTTCGTCGGCCGCCTGCGCCGGAAGCTGGGGGCCGACGTGATCCGTACCTATCGCGGTCGCGGCTACTGCATGGTCGCCGCCCCCGCCGGCGAGGACGCCCCCTGA
- a CDS encoding ribonuclease J, protein MMLVESGEDIVAVDCGLMFPDDEMRGVDYVIPDFSYLRQRRGAFRAVALTHGHEDHVGALSYLLREFDVPVYGTPLTLAIARHRLSEHGLAEQADLRPYGPGDEIRAGAFRLFPIRVTHSIADGIGLCIETPVGTLVHTGDFKLDAHPVDAQQPDYGAFAALGARGVLALCSDSTNVGRPGRTGSETEVGQALAWRFAEAPGRIIVATFASHIHRIQQLLDLAAAGSRKVALLGKSMAANVAVAAELGYLKVPDGLLVTLDEAAELSPERQLILSTGSQGEPNSALALMAAGEHKYFEVGPGDLVIFSSRIIPGNERVLGRLINALLRRGAEVLWEDVAFVHVSGHASQEDLEEMLRLTRPRYFVPVHGEYRHLLQHARLAERMGIPASRIFLLEDGLGLELTRSGARVLSGYPAERVFVDGKGVGDIGAVVLRDREILAESGMVVVALTIDRQTGAIVAGPEIVSRGFVYVKEADDLMAEVKEAIRDALAAREEPEVLDRELFGAIVRSAVRRFINQRFQRKPIVLPVILEV, encoded by the coding sequence ATGATGCTCGTGGAGTCGGGGGAGGACATCGTCGCCGTGGACTGTGGCCTCATGTTCCCCGACGACGAGATGCGGGGGGTGGACTACGTGATCCCCGACTTCTCCTACCTCCGCCAGCGGCGCGGAGCTTTCCGGGCGGTGGCGCTGACCCACGGCCACGAGGACCACGTCGGCGCGCTCTCCTACCTCCTCCGCGAGTTCGACGTGCCGGTGTACGGCACGCCCTTGACGCTGGCCATCGCCCGCCACCGGCTCAGCGAGCACGGGCTGGCCGAGCAGGCGGATCTCCGTCCCTATGGGCCCGGCGACGAGATCCGCGCGGGCGCCTTCCGGCTCTTCCCCATCCGCGTCACGCATTCCATCGCCGACGGCATCGGGCTCTGCATCGAGACGCCGGTGGGCACTCTGGTCCACACGGGCGACTTCAAGCTCGACGCCCATCCCGTCGACGCCCAGCAGCCCGACTACGGCGCCTTCGCCGCCCTCGGCGCGCGGGGAGTGCTCGCGCTCTGCTCCGACTCGACCAATGTCGGCCGCCCGGGGCGCACGGGATCCGAGACCGAGGTGGGCCAGGCGCTGGCCTGGCGCTTCGCCGAGGCGCCCGGGCGGATCATCGTCGCCACCTTCGCCTCGCACATTCACCGTATCCAGCAGCTGCTCGACCTGGCCGCGGCCGGCTCCCGCAAGGTCGCGCTCCTGGGCAAGAGCATGGCGGCCAACGTCGCGGTGGCTGCCGAGCTGGGCTATCTCAAGGTGCCCGACGGGCTCCTGGTCACGCTGGACGAGGCGGCGGAGCTGTCCCCGGAGCGCCAGCTCATCCTCTCCACCGGGAGCCAGGGCGAGCCGAACTCGGCGCTGGCCCTCATGGCGGCGGGCGAGCACAAGTACTTCGAGGTGGGCCCGGGCGACCTCGTGATCTTCTCCTCGCGCATCATCCCGGGCAACGAGCGGGTCCTGGGGCGGCTCATCAACGCGCTGCTCCGGCGTGGCGCCGAGGTGCTCTGGGAGGACGTGGCCTTCGTGCATGTCTCCGGCCACGCCAGCCAGGAGGATCTCGAGGAGATGCTGCGGCTGACCCGGCCGCGCTACTTCGTGCCGGTGCACGGCGAGTACCGCCATCTTCTGCAGCACGCCCGCCTGGCGGAGCGCATGGGGATCCCCGCCTCCCGCATCTTCCTCCTGGAGGACGGGCTCGGGCTCGAGCTGACCCGGTCCGGCGCGCGCGTCCTGAGCGGCTACCCCGCGGAGCGGGTGTTCGTGGACGGCAAGGGCGTCGGGGACATCGGGGCAGTGGTCCTGCGGGACAGAGAGATCCTCGCCGAGTCCGGCATGGTCGTGGTGGCACTCACCATCGATAGGCAGACAGGGGCCATCGTCGCGGGACCGGAGATCGTCTCGCGCGGGTTCGTCTACGTGAAGGAGGCCGACGACCTCATGGCCGAGGTGAAGGAGGCGATCCGTGACGCGCTGGCCGCCCGGGAGGAGCCGGAGGTGCTCGACAGGGAGCTGTTCGGCGCCATCGTCCGGAGCGCGGTGCGCCGGTTCATCAACCAGCGCTTCCAGCGCAAGCCCATCGTCCTTCCGGTAATTCTGGAGGTATAG
- a CDS encoding DNA translocase FtsK 4TM domain-containing protein: MAARIVDPRAEDGTETLATAQDARRRRTVRKAAREHGRWVREVKGILALALAGFALVALYAFDPARHPLDQSSPVGPVGLWLGSASFQVFGYAGYLFPLLLVCYGAGAFVHSRIARGWPGVVGLGLLLVSVAGILARASDTLSELRIHKGGLLGWAITEVLLRSVGTVGTWILLLAIIPVGALFVTQASLGLASRGAGARLAGLWRRRPAPGPAGATPSPNPGEGVGRPEDSEPTAPPPFVVKEPPRPRAGLVEKGLAWQETFDFGTGGARSFQLPAVGLLAAPPATGLQRTREELEANANTLKRKLQDFGVEGHIVQASPGPVITSYEFEPAPGIKVSQVVNLSDDLALAMKAAAVRIVGPIPGRGTVAVEVPNPEQATVYLREILVSSEFIESRGKLPLALGKDTTGNPVVSDLTAMPHLLIAGSTGSGKSVGLNTMICSLLYKATPADVRFLLIDPKRLELGVYEGIPHLLAPVVTDAKEAAMRLKWIVGKMDERYKLLQGKAVRNIEGYNREVPAEEKLPYWIVVVDELADLMMASAGEVQNSLVRLAQIARAVGIHLIVATQRPSVDVVTGLIKANFPTRIAFQVASKVDSRTVLDQNGAEGLLGRGDMIFVPPGAARPMRVHGSWVADGEVKAICEFLRKQGAAVYEKVELPPAAESGGEGGEDRDDIYWDAVNLVIAQRQASISFLQRRLGLGYPKAARFIDMMEQDRIIGPGQGAKPREVLVGPDYLTKHGR, from the coding sequence ATGGCCGCCAGAATCGTGGATCCGCGTGCGGAGGACGGCACGGAGACGCTCGCCACGGCCCAGGACGCCCGCCGCCGGCGCACCGTCCGCAAGGCCGCCCGGGAGCACGGCCGCTGGGTGCGCGAGGTCAAGGGCATCCTCGCGCTGGCGCTGGCCGGGTTCGCCCTGGTGGCGCTCTACGCCTTCGATCCCGCCCGTCACCCGCTGGATCAGTCGAGCCCCGTGGGCCCGGTGGGGCTCTGGCTCGGCTCCGCGAGCTTCCAGGTCTTCGGCTATGCCGGCTACCTCTTCCCGCTCCTGCTGGTCTGTTACGGCGCGGGCGCCTTCGTCCACTCACGAATCGCGCGAGGGTGGCCCGGTGTGGTGGGACTCGGGCTCCTCCTGGTGAGCGTGGCCGGCATCCTGGCCCGCGCCTCGGATACGCTGTCGGAGCTCCGCATCCACAAGGGCGGCCTCCTCGGCTGGGCCATCACCGAGGTCCTGCTGCGCTCCGTGGGGACGGTGGGGACGTGGATTCTTCTCCTGGCGATCATCCCGGTCGGGGCTCTCTTCGTCACCCAGGCCTCCCTGGGACTGGCCTCGCGCGGCGCGGGCGCGCGGCTCGCCGGCCTCTGGCGGCGGCGTCCCGCCCCCGGCCCGGCGGGCGCCACCCCCTCCCCGAACCCAGGCGAGGGCGTGGGCAGGCCCGAGGACTCCGAGCCGACCGCCCCGCCGCCCTTCGTGGTCAAGGAGCCGCCCCGGCCCAGGGCTGGGCTCGTGGAGAAGGGACTTGCCTGGCAGGAGACCTTCGACTTCGGCACCGGCGGGGCCCGGTCCTTCCAGCTGCCGGCGGTCGGGCTCCTGGCGGCCCCCCCCGCCACCGGACTCCAGCGGACGCGGGAGGAGCTCGAGGCCAATGCCAACACGCTCAAGCGAAAGCTCCAGGACTTCGGCGTCGAGGGGCACATCGTCCAGGCCAGCCCCGGCCCCGTCATCACCTCCTACGAGTTCGAGCCGGCGCCGGGCATCAAGGTGAGCCAGGTCGTCAACCTCTCCGACGACCTCGCCCTGGCCATGAAGGCCGCCGCCGTGCGCATCGTCGGGCCCATCCCGGGGCGGGGCACCGTGGCGGTGGAGGTGCCGAACCCGGAGCAGGCCACGGTGTACCTGCGGGAGATCCTGGTCTCCTCGGAGTTCATCGAGTCCAGGGGTAAGCTGCCGCTGGCGCTGGGCAAGGACACCACCGGCAACCCCGTGGTGTCCGACCTCACCGCCATGCCCCACCTCCTCATCGCCGGCTCGACGGGCAGCGGCAAGAGTGTGGGGCTCAACACGATGATCTGCTCGCTGCTCTACAAGGCCACGCCGGCGGATGTGCGCTTCCTCCTCATCGACCCCAAGCGGCTCGAGCTGGGGGTCTACGAGGGCATCCCCCACCTCCTGGCGCCCGTGGTCACCGACGCCAAGGAGGCGGCCATGCGCCTCAAGTGGATCGTGGGGAAGATGGACGAGCGCTACAAGCTGCTCCAGGGCAAGGCCGTCCGCAACATCGAGGGCTACAACCGTGAGGTCCCGGCCGAGGAGAAGCTCCCTTACTGGATCGTGGTGGTGGACGAGCTGGCCGACCTCATGATGGCCTCGGCCGGCGAGGTGCAGAACTCCCTCGTGCGCCTGGCTCAGATCGCGCGGGCCGTTGGCATTCACCTGATCGTCGCCACCCAGCGGCCGTCGGTTGACGTGGTGACCGGGCTCATCAAGGCCAATTTCCCCACGCGCATCGCCTTCCAGGTAGCCTCAAAGGTCGACTCGCGCACGGTGCTCGACCAGAACGGCGCCGAGGGGCTGCTCGGGCGCGGCGACATGATCTTCGTGCCCCCGGGGGCGGCGCGGCCCATGCGCGTGCACGGCTCCTGGGTGGCCGATGGCGAAGTCAAGGCCATCTGCGAGTTCCTCCGCAAGCAGGGCGCCGCCGTGTACGAGAAGGTGGAGCTGCCGCCCGCGGCGGAGAGCGGCGGCGAGGGCGGTGAGGACCGGGACGACATCTACTGGGATGCCGTGAACCTGGTGATCGCCCAGCGCCAGGCCTCCATCTCGTTCCTCCAGCGCCGCCTCGGCCTCGGCTACCCCAAGGCGGCGCGCTTCATCGACATGATGGAGCAGGACCGGATCATCGGGCCCGGCCAGGGAGCCAAGCCGCGCGAGGTCCTGGTCGGCCCCGACTACCTGACGAAGCACGGCAGATGA
- the lolA gene encoding outer membrane lipoprotein chaperone LolA, giving the protein MTTALLITALVALVGLGPPPADAQTMEEVVSGLEATYARVQDLRADFSQVSHNRSLGQDIRADGTVYLKKGGKMRWEYRSPSAQQIVSDGKSLWVYTPELNQVNTGAAPEALAGPAGSFLAGLGRVREQFHVRFLNPAAKVDTAGRPVLDLAPKVPTPLLTRLVLSLDPKDFVVRQAVLYDQLQNTVTMTFTRVTINAGLSDALFAFTPPKGTAVVPLAPR; this is encoded by the coding sequence ATGACCACAGCGCTCCTGATCACGGCGCTGGTGGCGCTTGTGGGCCTGGGGCCCCCGCCGGCGGACGCCCAGACGATGGAGGAGGTGGTGTCGGGGCTCGAGGCCACCTATGCCCGGGTGCAGGACCTCCGCGCCGACTTCTCCCAGGTGTCTCACAACCGGAGCCTGGGCCAGGACATCAGGGCGGATGGCACCGTGTACCTCAAGAAGGGCGGGAAGATGCGCTGGGAGTACCGGAGCCCGTCGGCCCAGCAAATCGTCTCGGACGGCAAGTCCCTCTGGGTCTACACCCCCGAGCTGAACCAGGTGAACACGGGCGCCGCGCCCGAGGCCCTGGCCGGTCCGGCAGGAAGCTTCCTGGCTGGCCTCGGACGCGTGCGGGAGCAGTTCCACGTGCGCTTTCTCAACCCGGCCGCCAAGGTGGATACGGCCGGCCGCCCTGTGCTCGACCTCGCCCCGAAGGTACCCACGCCGCTGCTCACCCGGCTCGTGCTCTCGCTGGACCCGAAAGATTTCGTGGTGCGCCAGGCCGTGCTCTACGACCAGCTCCAGAACACGGTCACCATGACGTTCACCCGCGTGACGATCAACGCCGGGCTCAGCGATGCGCTCTTCGCCTTCACGCCACCCAAGGGCACGGCGGTGGTGCCGCTCGCGCCCCGGTAG
- a CDS encoding YajQ family cyclic di-GMP-binding protein — MAAENSFDIACKVDMQEVANAINQARKEIETRYDLKGTRNEIAQEKMEIVLTSADEMKLRAVLDILQSRLHRRGIDLKALTIGEPEPAAGGTLRQTVTLQDGIPVEKAKEIVRLIKDSKIRVQASIQEKQVRVAGKNRDDLQAVIALVKAKDLGVALQFTNYRST, encoded by the coding sequence GTGGCCGCCGAGAACAGCTTCGACATCGCGTGCAAGGTGGACATGCAGGAGGTCGCCAACGCCATCAACCAGGCGAGGAAGGAGATCGAGACCCGCTACGACCTGAAGGGGACACGGAACGAGATCGCGCAGGAGAAGATGGAGATCGTCCTGACCTCCGCCGACGAGATGAAACTCCGGGCCGTCCTGGACATCCTGCAGTCCCGGCTTCACCGGCGCGGCATCGATCTCAAGGCGCTCACCATCGGCGAGCCCGAGCCCGCGGCCGGGGGAACCCTCCGCCAGACGGTTACGCTCCAGGACGGCATCCCCGTCGAGAAAGCCAAGGAGATCGTGCGCCTGATCAAGGACTCGAAGATCCGGGTCCAGGCCTCGATCCAGGAGAAGCAGGTGCGCGTCGCGGGAAAGAACCGAGACGATCTCCAGGCCGTCATCGCGCTGGTCAAGGCCAAGGATCTCGGCGTCGCGCTCCAGTTCACCAACTACCGCTCCACCTGA